One stretch of Gopherus flavomarginatus isolate rGopFla2 chromosome 2, rGopFla2.mat.asm, whole genome shotgun sequence DNA includes these proteins:
- the LOC127045995 gene encoding LOW QUALITY PROTEIN: stonustoxin subunit alpha-like (The sequence of the model RefSeq protein was modified relative to this genomic sequence to represent the inferred CDS: inserted 2 bases in 1 codon; substituted 1 base at 1 genomic stop codon), whose protein sequence is MYCASLVASSMETAISTAFCSGWIGLLPTTMAYSGASTIEMPALGRPLRLGMLYDCRSDTLIPGIITLWGIDALKKDVETMPKHNTEFQIIVSDSTEDKASALSLSGSLKASLLGGMVAVGGSAAFLNDTKKSKNQARVALHYSVTSRFEHLTMSQLGTENVSYSAVFDQGTATHVVTAVLYGAQAFFVFDWEVSSSESMREIEGEMKLMIEKIPKVSGGAEVSGEKGNKAEEKAENFSCKFYGDFALENNPVTYQDAMGVYSTLPKRLGVSGENAVPVRVWLYPLSKLDSRAAQLVHEISSVLVYDAQSAMEHLTECDVXCNDMVKDRTATTFPEIQKKLQQFRDLCKQHRQTFQKELARTLPSIRGGGAEEGALVEILINKEQSPYSTQRLNEFLDKKQEEMDFVNSYLAELEEVEVVSSTSELQRIVLSDRHNCVVCLALTSLHNEESYLSELNLWLRRQFMKNIHVPALASSACETPKSKQWFEDEEIRRKARQAVKSFSDFARVNKSNGKTRFIVASVPDKDNPGASIYLYEXLVSTNFEFPSKPFPLLCDGIRHDCVQLTFNPAAYGRAAISGYRAEYRIVGQENWTAVTVNNTQETFAVTGLRANTEYQFRYAAVSKPGLSESSDMSDPVKTPPPTSPPEKPEMESI, encoded by the exons TATCACTTTATGGGGCATTGATGctcttaagaaagatgtggagacaaTGCCAAAGCACAATACTGAATTCCAGATCATTGTGTCTGATTCCACTGAAGATAAGGCCTCAGCCCTCAGTCTGTCTGGATCCCTGAAGGCCAGTCTCCTGGGGGGGATGGTGGCAGTAGGTGGATCTGCagcatttttaaatgataccAAGAAATCAAAAAATCAGGCTCGAGTTGCTCTCCACTACTCAGTGACAAGCAGGTTTGAGCACCTGACTATGAGCCAGTTGGGTACCGAGAACGTCTCTTATTCTGCTGTGTTTGACCAAGGCACGGCCACCCATGTGGTCACGGCTGTGCTGTACGGGGCACAGGCTTTCTTTGTGTTTGATTGGGAAGTTTCTTCATCAGAGAGTATGCGAGAGATAGAGGGGGAAATGAAACTGATGATAGAAAAGATCCCAAAGGTTTCTGGCGGAGCAGAGGTGTCTGGGGAAAAGGGGAACAAGGCAGAAGAAAAAGCTGAAAatttcagttgcaaattttatgGAGATTTTGCTCTGGAGAACAATCCGGTTACTTACCAAGATGCCATGGGAGTTTACTCCACTCTCCCTAAGCGGCTTGGAGTCTCTGGTGAAAACGCTGTACCAGTGCGAGTCTGGCTGTACCCACTGAGCAAGCTGGATTCCAGAGCTGCTCAGCTAGTGCATGAGATCAGCTCGGTGCTGGTTTATGATGCTCAAAGTGCCATGGAGCACCTGACCGAGTGTGACGTCTGATGCAACGACATGGTGAAGGACAGAACGGCTACAACCTTCCCTGAGATCCAGAAGAAACTCCAGCAATTCAGAGATCTGTGTAAACAACACAGACAGACCTTCCAAAAAGAGCTAGCTAGAACCCTGCCCTCTATCcgtggaggcggagcagaggaGGGGGCCCTGGTGGAGATTTTAATCAACAAGGAGCAATCGCCATATAGTACCCAGAGACTCAATGAATTTCTAGATAAGAAACAGGAAGAAATGGATTTTGTCAATTCCTACCTGGCTGAGCTAGAGGAGGTCGAAGTCGTATCCTCCACGAGTGAGCTACAACGTATAGTTCTCAGCGACAGGCATAATTGTGTTGTCTGTCTGGCACTCACTTCATTGCACAATGAGGAATCCTATTTATCAGAATTGAACCTTTGGCTCCGGAGACAATTTATGAAGAACATTCATGTTCCAGCATTAGCCAGTTCTGCCTGTGAGACACCAAAATCCAAACAGTGGTTTGAGGACGAAGAGATAAGAAGAAAAGCACGACAAGCCGTAAAGTCCTTCTCTGACTTTGCTCGTGTCAATAAATCTAATGGGAAAACTCGGTTCATTGTGGCCTCTGTTCCAGACAAGGACAATCCAGGAGCTTCCATTTACCTGTATGA GTTGGTCAGTACCAACTTTGAGTTTCCATCAAAACCTTTCCCTTTACTGTGTGATGGCATCAGACATGACTGTGTGCAGCTCACGTTTAACCCAGCAGCCTATGGCAGGGCTGCGATATCCGGCTATCGTGCAGAGTACAGAATTGTAGGGCAGGAGAACTGGACGGCTGTGACTGTAAATAACACACAAGAGACATTCGCAGTAACAGGGCTACGTGCAAACACCGAGTACCAGTTCCGATACGCTGCAGTGAGCAAACCAGGGCTCAGTGAGAGCAGCGACATGAGTGATCCTGTGAAGACTCCTCCCCCGACCAGCCCTCCTGAGAAGCCT GAGATGGAGTCAATATAA